A stretch of Natronococcus sp. CG52 DNA encodes these proteins:
- the mch gene encoding methenyltetrahydromethanopterin cyclohydrolase has product MESLNRMAIELVDEALEYAEELNIGGFDLDNEATVLDFGVEFDGGFEAGLLLTEIQTAGMATPSRGLGEIDGAPIPHIELTTDQPALSLLCSQKAGWELTTEDFEGLGSGPARALVAEEEEFRQVGYTDAFDLTALAVESDELPPESAAEQVADLAEVETGSVFLLAYRTASLAGSITTAARAAELATYRLTELGYEPLDIVSATGRAPVAPVAADEETAIARTNDALAYGGTAHLTVREDADVFDSIPSTAAEDHGRPFADVFDDLDWEFEEVPSDLFAPAKVTVDVLGGPTYVHGETDEELLAESFDL; this is encoded by the coding sequence ATGGAGAGTCTTAACCGGATGGCGATCGAGCTGGTCGACGAGGCCCTCGAGTACGCCGAAGAGCTGAACATCGGCGGCTTCGATCTCGACAACGAGGCGACCGTCCTCGACTTCGGCGTCGAATTCGACGGCGGATTCGAGGCGGGACTCCTGCTCACGGAGATCCAGACCGCCGGAATGGCGACGCCGAGCCGAGGACTGGGAGAGATCGACGGTGCGCCGATTCCGCACATCGAACTGACGACCGACCAGCCGGCGCTCTCGTTGCTGTGCTCGCAGAAGGCGGGCTGGGAGCTGACCACGGAGGACTTCGAGGGGCTCGGCAGCGGTCCCGCCCGGGCGCTCGTCGCCGAGGAGGAGGAGTTCCGTCAGGTCGGCTACACGGACGCGTTCGATCTGACGGCGCTCGCCGTCGAGAGCGATGAACTCCCGCCGGAGTCGGCGGCCGAACAGGTCGCCGACCTCGCGGAGGTCGAGACCGGCAGCGTCTTCCTGCTCGCCTACCGGACCGCGAGTCTCGCCGGGAGTATCACCACCGCCGCGCGCGCGGCGGAACTCGCGACGTACCGACTCACGGAACTCGGCTACGAGCCGCTCGACATCGTCTCGGCGACGGGTCGTGCGCCGGTCGCGCCCGTCGCGGCCGACGAGGAGACCGCGATCGCCCGGACGAACGACGCGCTCGCTTACGGCGGCACCGCACACCTCACCGTCCGCGAGGACGCCGACGTCTTCGACTCGATCCCGTCGACGGCCGCGGAGGACCACGGCCGCCCGTTCGCCGACGTCTTCGACGATCTCGACTGGGAGTTCGAGGAAGTCCCGTCGGACCTGTTCGCCCCGGCGAAGGTCACCGTCGACGTGCTCGGCGGACCGACGTACGTCCACGGCGAGACTGACGAGGAACTCCTCGCCGAGTCGTTCGACCTGTAG
- a CDS encoding heavy-metal-associated domain-containing protein produces MEQTTLEVTGMSCDGCEANVTETLEALSGVSSATANHENDEVRVEHDETTTVGSIRDAIENAGYEVVA; encoded by the coding sequence ATGGAGCAAACGACACTCGAGGTCACCGGCATGTCCTGTGACGGCTGTGAGGCGAACGTAACCGAGACGCTCGAGGCGCTCTCGGGCGTCTCCTCGGCGACGGCCAACCACGAGAACGACGAGGTGCGCGTCGAGCACGACGAGACGACCACCGTCGGATCGATTCGCGACGCGATCGAGAACGCGGGATACGAGGTCGTCGCCTGA
- a CDS encoding universal stress protein, with protein sequence MYTVLVPIDDSDERVRSQIETVRGLPAVPAEIAVDVLHVREELDFSAEDVEDVSIGQLETDLEDLSELPETASLIASELRESGIETAVHAATGRPPAAIVDVADRLDADQLVLGARRQSPVGKVLFGSVAQSVLLDADRPVTIVPA encoded by the coding sequence ATGTACACCGTCCTCGTACCGATCGACGACAGCGACGAACGGGTCAGGAGTCAGATCGAGACGGTTCGCGGCCTGCCGGCAGTACCGGCCGAGATCGCCGTCGACGTACTGCACGTCCGCGAAGAGCTCGACTTCTCCGCCGAAGACGTCGAGGACGTCTCGATCGGCCAGCTCGAGACGGATCTCGAGGATCTGTCGGAACTGCCGGAGACGGCGTCGCTGATCGCGAGCGAACTACGGGAGTCGGGAATCGAGACGGCCGTCCACGCGGCTACGGGCCGACCGCCCGCTGCGATCGTCGACGTCGCCGACCGGCTGGACGCCGACCAGCTCGTTCTCGGAGCGCGACGGCAGTCGCCGGTCGGCAAGGTCCTGTTCGGTAGCGTCGCCCAGTCGGTGCTGCTCGACGCCGATCGGCCGGTGACGATCGTTCCGGCCTGA
- a CDS encoding MTH1187 family thiamine-binding protein, with protein sequence MTVVALLSVAPVTEGSMAGEVAKAVEALEEYDVEYETNPMGTVIETDSTDELFAAAQAAHDAVDGDRVSTVLKIDDKRTREMAASEKVEAVEEELGRPPRSGSG encoded by the coding sequence ATGACAGTCGTTGCACTACTGAGCGTCGCACCGGTGACCGAGGGGAGCATGGCCGGGGAAGTCGCGAAGGCAGTCGAGGCGCTCGAGGAGTACGACGTCGAGTACGAGACGAATCCGATGGGGACGGTGATCGAGACCGACTCCACCGACGAACTGTTCGCGGCGGCACAGGCCGCTCACGACGCCGTCGACGGCGATCGGGTGAGCACCGTCCTGAAAATCGACGACAAGCGAACGCGCGAGATGGCCGCGTCGGAGAAGGTCGAGGCCGTCGAAGAGGAACTCGGACGGCCGCCGAGAAGCGGGAGCGGGTAG
- a CDS encoding HalOD1 output domain-containing protein, which yields MQTETTPSDETDEVQYDQANDRYVFHYDDDGTATLTTTIVHALASIAETDVSQGEFSLYDSIDPDALDRIFRPKADGTKRTGGHIAFTALEHEVYVYANGDIIIYPPAKTHQPRPGR from the coding sequence ATGCAAACTGAAACCACACCCAGCGACGAGACGGACGAGGTCCAGTACGACCAGGCTAACGACCGCTACGTCTTCCACTACGACGACGACGGAACTGCGACGTTAACCACGACGATCGTCCACGCGCTCGCGTCGATCGCGGAGACCGACGTCTCCCAGGGAGAGTTCTCGCTTTACGACAGTATCGATCCCGACGCGCTCGATCGGATCTTCCGACCCAAGGCGGACGGCACCAAACGAACGGGCGGACACATCGCGTTCACTGCCCTAGAGCACGAGGTGTACGTCTACGCGAACGGCGACATCATCATTTACCCGCCGGCGAAGACTCACCAGCCGAGACCGGGCCGCTGA
- a CDS encoding DUF5789 family protein, whose translation MTGPNNGGRTRELGIDFGPLAQELEKHQYPTTSGELIETYGSAVLELPNGEQTLRELFELLPDEHLESAAEARVAIFNTVSERAIGRKGYSDRTPPALGERLEWPSESF comes from the coding sequence ATGACCGGACCAAACAACGGCGGTCGAACCCGGGAACTCGGAATCGACTTCGGTCCGCTCGCCCAGGAGCTCGAGAAGCACCAGTATCCGACGACGAGCGGTGAACTGATCGAGACGTACGGAAGCGCGGTACTCGAACTCCCCAACGGGGAACAGACGCTTCGCGAACTGTTCGAACTGCTCCCGGACGAGCACCTCGAGTCGGCCGCGGAGGCTCGAGTGGCCATCTTCAACACCGTCAGCGAACGGGCGATCGGGCGAAAGGGGTACAGCGACCGAACGCCGCCGGCACTCGGCGAGCGACTGGAATGGCCGAGCGAGTCGTTCTGA
- a CDS encoding RNA methyltransferase codes for MTVSVLVPSSLTREAEDKREATRKLGYVARAATIFRADRLVVFPDGEGERGRFDGGFVETVLRYAATPPYLRNEAWGMRDELEYAGILPPLRAVSQTGSESDGSGSSRQGIVTEVGPEGRVRVNCGLQHPISLNVPSQMTVEEGERVTVRISSRRPVRAKLEDVALPGLSIERTDLQAALGREDAGVRIAASRFGAELTVGRLETLAGRRERDGMTVAFGAPERGLPDILGMDEETVDTLSRWDGDDGDGVEPTADPGFDLWLNTVPDQGSKVVRTEEALFATLAPLSLRE; via the coding sequence ATGACCGTCAGCGTACTCGTGCCGTCGTCGCTCACCCGAGAAGCCGAGGACAAACGCGAGGCAACTCGCAAACTCGGATACGTCGCCCGCGCGGCGACGATCTTTCGGGCAGACCGCCTCGTCGTCTTCCCCGATGGGGAAGGCGAACGCGGGCGATTCGACGGCGGGTTCGTAGAAACCGTCTTACGGTACGCCGCAACGCCCCCCTACCTCCGCAACGAGGCGTGGGGGATGCGGGACGAACTGGAGTACGCGGGCATCTTGCCGCCGCTCCGCGCCGTGTCACAGACCGGCTCCGAATCAGACGGTTCGGGGTCGTCAAGACAAGGAATCGTGACCGAGGTCGGACCTGAAGGGCGCGTCCGGGTCAATTGCGGCTTGCAACACCCGATCTCCCTCAACGTACCGTCGCAAATGACGGTCGAGGAGGGGGAGCGCGTGACCGTCAGGATCTCTTCGCGACGACCGGTCCGGGCGAAGCTCGAAGATGTTGCCCTTCCGGGGCTCTCGATCGAGCGGACGGACCTGCAGGCAGCGCTCGGCCGTGAGGACGCCGGCGTTCGTATCGCAGCCTCCCGATTCGGTGCAGAACTCACCGTCGGGCGGCTCGAGACGCTGGCCGGACGGCGCGAACGCGACGGGATGACTGTCGCGTTCGGGGCGCCCGAGAGAGGGCTGCCGGACATCCTCGGAATGGACGAGGAAACCGTCGACACCCTGTCCCGTTGGGACGGCGACGACGGTGATGGAGTCGAACCCACAGCCGATCCGGGGTTCGACCTCTGGCTGAATACGGTTCCGGACCAGGGAAGCAAGGTGGTTCGAACGGAAGAGGCTCTGTTCGCCACCCTCGCTCCCCTCTCACTCAGAGAGTGA
- a CDS encoding 50S ribosomal protein L3: MPQPNAPRKGSLGFGPRQRASSEVPRFNSWPDDDGQPTLQGFAGYKAGMTHVVMVDDKANSPTEGMEETVPVTIVETPPMRAVALRAYEDTPYGKKPITEVWTDEFVPELDRVLDLPGDDYDTDAAADELRTLLEEGRIDDVRVITHTVPGSVQSVPKKKPDVMETRVGGGSIEDRVEFALDLIAEGGEHVMNDTFRAGEYVDASGVTKGKGTQGPVKRWGVQKRKGKHARQGWRRRIGNLGPWNPSRVRSTVPQQGQTGYHQRTELNKRLVDIGDGADATVDGGFVNYGEVDGPHALIKGSLPGPNKRLVRFRPAIRPGDQPRLDPEVRFVSTASNQG; encoded by the coding sequence ATGCCACAACCAAACGCACCACGCAAAGGCTCACTCGGGTTCGGTCCACGACAGCGCGCCTCTTCGGAGGTTCCGCGCTTTAACTCGTGGCCGGACGACGATGGACAGCCGACGCTCCAGGGCTTCGCGGGCTACAAGGCCGGCATGACCCACGTCGTTATGGTCGACGACAAAGCGAACTCGCCGACCGAAGGGATGGAAGAGACCGTCCCGGTAACGATCGTGGAGACGCCGCCAATGCGCGCGGTCGCTCTGCGTGCGTACGAAGACACGCCGTATGGAAAGAAGCCGATCACCGAGGTCTGGACCGACGAGTTCGTTCCCGAACTCGATCGCGTTCTGGACCTGCCCGGTGACGACTACGACACCGACGCGGCTGCGGATGAACTCCGCACCCTCCTCGAGGAGGGCCGCATCGACGACGTTCGCGTCATCACGCACACGGTTCCCGGATCCGTTCAGTCGGTTCCGAAGAAGAAACCGGACGTGATGGAGACGCGCGTCGGCGGCGGCTCGATCGAGGACCGCGTCGAGTTCGCGCTCGACCTCATCGCCGAGGGCGGGGAACACGTCATGAACGACACGTTCCGCGCCGGCGAGTACGTCGACGCGAGCGGCGTCACGAAGGGGAAAGGTACCCAGGGTCCCGTCAAGCGATGGGGCGTCCAGAAGCGCAAGGGCAAGCACGCCCGGCAGGGATGGCGCCGCCGCATCGGGAACCTCGGTCCCTGGAACCCGTCACGCGTCCGCTCGACGGTCCCCCAGCAGGGGCAGACCGGCTACCACCAGCGGACTGAACTGAACAAGCGCCTCGTCGATATCGGCGACGGCGCAGACGCGACGGTCGACGGCGGCTTCGTCAACTACGGCGAAGTCGACGGACCGCACGCGTTGATCAAGGGCTCGCTCCCCGGGCCGAACAAGCGCCTCGTGCGCTTCCGCCCGGCGATCCGACCCGGAGACCAGCCGCGCCTCGATCCCGAGGTCCGGTTCGTCTCCACCGCATCCAACCAGGGCTGA
- the rpl4p gene encoding 50S ribosomal protein L4, which translates to MEATVRDLNGSDAGSVELPAVFDTQYRPDLIARAVRVAQANRKQDYGADEFAGKRTPAESFGSGRGMAHVPRQNGRARRVPQAVSGRKAHPPKAEKDWSESINTKEKKLAVRSAIAATTDAELVAERGHAFDEDTETPVVVSDEFEDLQKTKEVVSFLEAAGLADDIDRADEGRSVRSGRGKTRGRKYKQPKSILFVTSSENGPSRAARNLAGADVTTAAEVNAEELAPGAQPGRLTVWTESALEEVADR; encoded by the coding sequence ATGGAAGCAACAGTACGCGACCTGAACGGCTCGGACGCGGGATCGGTCGAGCTCCCGGCGGTCTTCGATACCCAGTACCGCCCGGATCTGATCGCCCGTGCCGTCCGCGTCGCTCAGGCAAACCGAAAACAGGACTACGGCGCCGACGAGTTCGCCGGCAAGCGCACGCCGGCAGAATCGTTCGGCAGCGGCCGAGGTATGGCCCACGTTCCCCGGCAGAACGGACGCGCTCGCCGCGTTCCCCAGGCCGTCTCGGGACGCAAGGCCCACCCGCCGAAAGCCGAGAAGGACTGGTCTGAATCGATCAACACGAAAGAAAAGAAACTGGCCGTTCGCAGCGCGATCGCTGCGACGACCGACGCCGAACTCGTCGCCGAGCGCGGTCACGCGTTCGACGAGGACACCGAAACGCCGGTTGTCGTCTCCGACGAGTTCGAAGACCTCCAGAAGACGAAGGAAGTCGTCTCGTTCCTCGAGGCAGCGGGCCTCGCGGACGACATCGACCGCGCAGACGAGGGTCGCAGCGTCCGCTCGGGTCGCGGGAAGACCCGTGGACGCAAGTACAAGCAGCCCAAGTCGATCCTCTTCGTCACCTCGAGCGAGAACGGCCCGTCCCGTGCGGCCCGAAACCTCGCCGGCGCAGACGTCACGACGGCTGCGGAGGTCAACGCGGAAGAGCTCGCGCCGGGCGCCCAGCCCGGTCGACTGACGGTCTGGACCGAGAGCGCACTCGAGGAGGTGGCTGACCGATGA
- a CDS encoding 50S ribosomal protein L23, producing MSSVIEHPLVTEKAMNDMDFENKLQFVVNPDATKPEIRDDVESSFDVSVTDINTQITMKGKKKAIVKLSEENDAQEVASRIGVF from the coding sequence ATGAGTTCGGTCATCGAACACCCACTGGTCACGGAGAAGGCGATGAACGACATGGACTTCGAGAACAAGCTCCAGTTCGTCGTCAACCCCGACGCCACCAAACCCGAGATTCGCGACGACGTCGAGTCGAGCTTCGACGTCTCGGTCACCGACATCAACACCCAGATAACGATGAAGGGCAAAAAGAAAGCGATCGTCAAGCTGTCCGAGGAGAACGACGCCCAGGAAGTCGCCTCGCGAATCGGGGTGTTCTGA
- a CDS encoding 50S ribosomal protein L2 yields MGRRIQGQRRGRGTSTFRAPSHRYKAKLDHKKEEDNDVVRGTVVDIEHDPARSAPVAAIEFEDGDQRLVLAPEGITVGEEIQVGVSAEIKPGNTMPLAEIPEGVPVCNVEANPGDGGRFARASGVNADLITHDRNAAVIQLPSGEVKRLDPQCRATIGVVAGGGRTEKPMVKAGNKYHKMKARGTKWPRVRGVAMNAVDHPFGGGGRQHPGKPKSVSRDAPPGRKVGDISSRRTGRGGNK; encoded by the coding sequence ATGGGACGACGCATTCAAGGACAACGGCGCGGTCGCGGGACGTCGACGTTCCGCGCCCCGTCCCATCGCTACAAGGCGAAGCTTGACCACAAGAAAGAGGAAGACAACGACGTCGTCCGCGGGACGGTCGTCGACATCGAACACGACCCCGCCCGCTCGGCGCCCGTCGCCGCCATCGAGTTCGAAGACGGCGACCAGCGACTCGTGCTGGCGCCCGAAGGGATCACGGTCGGCGAAGAGATTCAGGTCGGCGTTTCGGCGGAGATCAAGCCCGGAAACACGATGCCCCTCGCGGAGATCCCCGAAGGGGTTCCGGTCTGTAACGTCGAAGCCAACCCCGGCGACGGCGGTCGATTCGCCCGAGCCTCGGGTGTCAACGCGGACCTGATCACCCACGACCGCAACGCCGCGGTCATCCAGCTTCCCAGCGGCGAGGTCAAGCGCCTCGATCCGCAGTGTCGCGCCACCATCGGCGTCGTCGCCGGTGGCGGTCGCACGGAGAAGCCGATGGTCAAGGCAGGGAACAAGTATCACAAGATGAAGGCACGGGGCACGAAGTGGCCTCGCGTCCGCGGTGTCGCGATGAACGCCGTCGACCACCCGTTCGGTGGCGGCGGCCGACAGCACCCCGGCAAACCCAAGTCCGTCTCGCGGGACGCCCCGCCGGGACGGAAAGTTGGTGACATCTCCTCGCGCCGTACCGGCCGAGGTGGAAACAAATGA
- a CDS encoding 30S ribosomal protein S19 codes for MSQEYRTGREGEFTYRGHTLEELQDLELDEVAELLPARKRRSIKRGLSVEKQKLLEKAREKGEEETANAPIRTHLRDMPIVPEFVGLTFEVYNGQSFERVRVEPEMIGHYLGEFQLTRTSVEHGQAGIGATRSSKFVPLK; via the coding sequence ATGAGTCAGGAGTACCGAACCGGCCGTGAAGGTGAGTTCACTTACCGCGGCCACACGCTCGAGGAGCTGCAGGATCTGGAGCTCGACGAGGTCGCAGAACTGCTGCCCGCTCGCAAGCGGCGAAGTATCAAACGCGGACTCTCCGTCGAGAAGCAGAAGCTGCTGGAGAAAGCCCGCGAGAAAGGCGAGGAAGAGACCGCTAACGCGCCGATCCGCACGCACCTGCGTGACATGCCGATCGTGCCCGAGTTCGTCGGTCTGACCTTCGAGGTTTACAACGGTCAGTCCTTCGAGCGCGTTCGCGTCGAACCCGAGATGATCGGACACTATCTCGGCGAGTTCCAGCTGACCCGCACGTCCGTCGAACACGGACAGGCCGGGATCGGCGCGACTCGATCCTCGAAGTTCGTCCCACTGAAGTGA
- a CDS encoding 50S ribosomal protein L22, giving the protein MGINYSVDADPDSTAKAMLRERHMSHKHSKEVAREIKGRTVADAQAYLQDVIDEEQSVPFKSHNTGAGHRSDVDGWDAGKYPEKVSGEFLDLLENVESNADHQGFDGATMEIVHVAAHKVGESVGRKPRAMGRATAWNTPEVDVEIVVSEETDEDETEGDN; this is encoded by the coding sequence ATGGGAATCAACTACTCAGTCGACGCGGACCCGGACTCCACCGCGAAAGCGATGCTTCGGGAGCGTCACATGAGCCACAAGCACAGCAAGGAGGTCGCCCGCGAGATCAAGGGTCGAACGGTTGCGGACGCCCAGGCGTACCTTCAGGACGTAATCGACGAAGAGCAGTCGGTGCCGTTCAAGTCCCACAACACCGGCGCGGGTCACCGCTCGGACGTCGACGGCTGGGACGCCGGCAAGTACCCCGAGAAGGTCTCGGGCGAATTCCTCGACCTCCTCGAGAACGTCGAGTCGAACGCAGACCACCAGGGTTTTGACGGCGCGACGATGGAAATCGTTCACGTCGCGGCTCACAAGGTCGGCGAGTCCGTCGGTCGGAAGCCCCGCGCGATGGGGCGTGCGACCGCCTGGAACACGCCGGAGGTCGACGTCGAGATCGTCGTCAGCGAGGAGACGGACGAGGACGAGACGGAGGGTGATAACTAA
- a CDS encoding 30S ribosomal protein S3, with translation MADEHQFIENGLQRSQIDEFFEEELGRAGYGGMDVAKTPMGTQIVLKAEKPGMVIGKGGENIRKVTTALEEKFNLEDPQIDVQEVDEPDLNARIVADRLANALERGWYFRKAGHTTIDRIMDSGALGAEIVLSGKVTGARSRVEKFNRGYIKHNGEPAEEVVDHGQGVAVMKLGTIGVDVKIIPPGAELPDDFQIHEDMDPEELVPDAVEANEAEGVEELLEGEPEEAEAADSGAEAAADEAVEPGEEADLDEDVVEEVIESEVDADDEDVDIPDESPVEEDLDELEEDVEAEAEELVAEMDDEDVDTDEDEDEGGDA, from the coding sequence ATGGCTGACGAACACCAGTTCATCGAAAACGGCCTGCAGCGGTCCCAGATCGACGAGTTCTTCGAAGAAGAGCTCGGTCGCGCGGGCTACGGTGGTATGGACGTCGCCAAGACGCCGATGGGAACCCAGATCGTCCTCAAGGCCGAGAAGCCCGGGATGGTCATCGGCAAAGGTGGCGAGAACATCCGGAAGGTCACGACGGCTCTCGAGGAGAAGTTCAACCTCGAGGATCCACAGATCGACGTACAGGAGGTCGACGAACCCGACCTCAACGCACGGATCGTCGCCGACCGCCTCGCGAACGCACTCGAGCGCGGTTGGTACTTCCGGAAGGCCGGCCACACGACGATCGACCGGATCATGGACTCCGGCGCACTCGGCGCCGAAATCGTCCTCTCCGGGAAGGTCACGGGCGCCCGATCGCGCGTCGAGAAGTTCAACCGTGGCTACATCAAGCACAACGGCGAACCCGCCGAAGAGGTCGTCGACCACGGCCAGGGCGTCGCGGTCATGAAGCTCGGCACGATCGGTGTCGACGTCAAGATCATTCCGCCGGGAGCCGAACTCCCCGACGACTTCCAGATCCACGAAGACATGGATCCCGAAGAGCTCGTCCCCGACGCCGTCGAGGCCAACGAGGCTGAAGGCGTCGAAGAGCTGCTCGAGGGCGAACCGGAGGAGGCCGAAGCGGCCGACTCCGGCGCCGAGGCCGCGGCCGACGAGGCCGTCGAGCCCGGTGAGGAGGCCGACCTCGACGAAGACGTCGTCGAGGAGGTCATCGAATCGGAGGTCGACGCCGACGACGAAGACGTCGATATCCCCGACGAGTCGCCGGTCGAAGAGGACCTCGACGAACTCGAAGAGGACGTCGAGGCCGAGGCCGAAGAGCTCGTCGCCGAGATGGACGACGAGGACGTCGATACGGACGAGGACGAAGACGAGGGAGGTGACGCCTGA
- the rpmC gene encoding 50S ribosomal protein L29 has translation MAILHVEEVRDMTAAEREEELEELETELLNQKSVLAAGGAPENPGRIGELGRTIARIKTVQREEGDLEDEE, from the coding sequence ATGGCGATCCTCCACGTCGAAGAAGTCCGCGACATGACGGCCGCCGAACGCGAAGAGGAACTCGAAGAACTCGAGACCGAACTGCTGAACCAGAAGTCGGTCCTCGCAGCCGGTGGTGCCCCGGAGAACCCGGGCCGCATCGGCGAACTCGGTCGCACCATCGCCCGGATCAAGACGGTCCAGCGCGAAGAGGGCGACCTCGAAGACGAAGAGTAA
- a CDS encoding ribonuclease P protein component 1, whose product MALTPETLPRHELNGLPVRVVESDDASRVGLEGRVVIETTNTLSIEVRDDGESRVVMVPKSGSTFEFAITDDAADSEKGSGTASKLADTQPDPSDRSDESDRASGDAASCRGDGPSRDHRHAAGEDVAYVTVDGSRLLSRPARRTETNGDSPWQ is encoded by the coding sequence ATGGCACTGACACCCGAGACACTGCCGCGACACGAACTCAACGGACTTCCCGTCCGCGTCGTCGAGAGCGACGACGCCTCGCGGGTCGGCCTCGAGGGCCGCGTCGTCATCGAGACGACCAACACGCTCTCGATAGAAGTTCGAGACGACGGCGAGTCTCGGGTCGTCATGGTGCCGAAATCGGGCTCGACGTTCGAGTTCGCGATCACAGATGACGCCGCCGACTCCGAAAAGGGGTCGGGGACCGCGTCCAAACTGGCCGACACTCAACCCGACCCGTCCGATCGATCGGACGAGTCGGACAGAGCTAGCGGCGATGCCGCCAGCTGTCGTGGCGATGGCCCCTCACGGGACCACCGCCACGCCGCCGGCGAGGACGTGGCCTACGTTACGGTCGATGGCTCGCGACTGCTCTCACGACCCGCCCGACGCACGGAAACGAATGGTGACTCACCATGGCAATAG
- a CDS encoding 30S ribosomal protein S17 has protein sequence MAIGLDVETPPEPENPEEYDYEKCPFYGELSVRGQILEGTVVSTDMDKTVVVEREYDVAVPKYDRQMKRRSRIPAHVPGVLEPLSVGDTVKIAETRPLSKTKSHVVVEVTEEATAEDIAELTRQAEPERELSTGDVTEGAEPEATEGDQ, from the coding sequence ATGGCAATAGGACTAGACGTTGAAACCCCTCCGGAACCGGAAAACCCGGAGGAATACGACTACGAGAAGTGTCCGTTCTACGGCGAGCTCTCCGTCCGAGGTCAGATCCTCGAGGGGACCGTCGTTTCGACGGACATGGACAAGACCGTAGTCGTCGAACGAGAGTACGATGTGGCGGTTCCGAAGTACGACCGCCAGATGAAGCGTCGCTCGCGCATCCCGGCTCACGTGCCGGGCGTGCTCGAGCCGCTCTCGGTCGGTGACACGGTCAAGATCGCAGAGACCCGACCACTGTCGAAGACCAAATCGCACGTGGTTGTCGAAGTAACCGAAGAAGCGACTGCGGAGGACATCGCCGAGCTGACCCGACAGGCCGAGCCTGAGCGGGAGCTGTCGACCGGCGACGTCACCGAAGGCGCTGAACCCGAAGCAACCGAGGGTGATCAGTGA
- a CDS encoding 50S ribosomal protein L14 — protein MEAMKADVTQGLKKGSLVTCADNTGARELKIISVAGYHGTKNRQPKAGLGDKVTVSVTKGTPEMRRQVLEAVVVRQRKSIRRPDGTRLKFEDNAAVIIDENEEPRGTEIKGPIAREVAERFGAIASTATMIV, from the coding sequence ATGGAGGCGATGAAGGCTGACGTCACGCAGGGCCTCAAGAAGGGCTCGCTCGTCACGTGTGCCGACAACACCGGCGCGCGCGAGCTGAAGATCATCAGCGTCGCGGGCTACCACGGCACCAAGAACCGCCAGCCGAAGGCGGGACTCGGTGACAAAGTGACCGTCTCGGTCACGAAGGGTACCCCCGAGATGCGCCGTCAGGTCCTCGAGGCCGTCGTCGTCCGCCAGCGGAAGTCGATCCGCCGACCGGACGGCACCCGGCTGAAGTTCGAGGACAACGCGGCGGTCATCATCGACGAGAACGAGGAGCCCCGCGGAACGGAGATCAAGGGGCCGATCGCCCGCGAGGTCGCAGAGCGCTTCGGAGCAATCGCGTCCACCGCAACGATGATCGTATAG
- the rplX gene encoding 50S ribosomal protein L24: MSKQPHKQRIQTERAPLHKRQKQLHATLSGELREEYDTRRTRVNAGDTVEVMRGDAAGSEGEVLRAILEDGTIHVEDVTVETADGEEVPRPLDPSNVRITELTLEDERREARLEGDAEDEGDSE, encoded by the coding sequence ATGAGCAAGCAACCACACAAACAGCGAATCCAGACGGAGCGTGCGCCGCTGCACAAGCGACAGAAGCAGCTCCACGCGACGCTCTCCGGGGAACTCCGTGAGGAGTACGACACGCGCCGAACCCGCGTCAACGCGGGTGACACCGTCGAGGTCATGCGCGGCGACGCCGCCGGCAGTGAAGGCGAGGTCCTTCGCGCGATCCTCGAGGACGGCACGATCCACGTCGAAGACGTGACGGTCGAGACGGCCGACGGCGAAGAGGTGCCGCGACCGCTCGACCCGTCGAACGTCCGAATCACGGAGCTCACCCTCGAAGACGAGCGTCGCGAGGCACGCCTCGAAGGCGACGCAGAAGACGAAGGTGATAGCGAATGA